In the Helianthus annuus cultivar XRQ/B chromosome 11, HanXRQr2.0-SUNRISE, whole genome shotgun sequence genome, one interval contains:
- the LOC110887512 gene encoding EG45-like domain containing protein 2, translating into MERVVILMGVFVFLGVKYALGDVGTATSYDPPYTPTRCNGNQADQFPSGNLFISVSEGLWDNGAACGRRYRLKCLSGSRKPCRDGTIDVRVVDYCSKRPCPSTIVLSNDAFSAISKSQRGKINVEYVQI; encoded by the exons ATGGAAAGGGTTGTAATACTCATGGGTGTTTTTGTGTTTCTAGGTGTCAAGTATGCTTTGGGTGATGTTGGCACTGCCACGTCATATGACCCTCCTTACACAC CTACAAGGTGCAATGGAAACCAAGCCGATCAGTTTCCATCAGGAAACTTGTTTATATCGGTCAGCGAAGGATTGTGGGATAACGGGGCTGCGTGTGGTAGGCGTTACAGATTAAAATGTCTGAGTGGAAGTAGGAAACCATGCAGAGATGGCACGATTGATGTTCGAGTGGTTGATTATTGTTCCAAAAGGCCGTGTCCTTCGACTATTGTCTTGTCCAATGATGCTTTCTCCGCAATCTCCAAATCTCAAAGGGGAAAAATTAATGTCGAATACGTCCA GATATGA
- the LOC110891517 gene encoding peptidyl-prolyl cis-trans isomerase CYP95 isoform X2, with amino-acid sequence MTFVLFLLHGSYSIRTNDESSKLKHDAPGLLTMAMADRDSRGSLFNITFAANRHLDRKYVVFGKLVQGVDVLKKIENVGDEDGRPTVTVKIIYCGEVSECENQSSDKKAAGKKTKDVSSEVHSHEVRRKGKHKKSSKDRRKKRRRYSSSESDSSSDMDSESSDSDSESDSDSSTSSSSDFSSSSDDRRKRKKRPSKRDRHKRGKRRDKRHAKRRRKHDKKSKRKSKRGSDSVSESASENEHGSEDNGDARKLNQKHNNSTNITDGNQSPSAEVEDGSSRRKTGDAYERVEGEYPKENGNRPSNGADVVKIVAGRPDVVNDHPRNSRSVSKSPQKPLSKSMSISPRRSPSVSPRRKNRSPYRSESGSKSPVRSISRSPVRGKKVSPSPSPVRPHIRKPVNRSPTPSPSPPRGRKSSRKSVSKSPVRSSRISHSRSPVRSSKRSLSRSSGRPPLRRSPSRSRSPVRPPARSSRRSYSRSPVGGRRGRSPSRSVSPDGRIRRGRGFSNRYSYARRYHSPDRSPLRSYRYGRTDHDRYSSYRRRSPLRDRSPLRYRARRSRTRSPSVSRSPVRQRRRYSRSRSPVETSRYRPSPPVERRRAPRSRTPPSRSRSPYEPRSSPSPSPRRTSRSKSKSKSISRSRSRSSSGTPPAKKGLVSYGDGSPDSGQK; translated from the exons GAAGTATGTTGTTTTCGGGAAGCTTGTGCAAGGAGTTGATGTATTGAAAAAGATTGAAAACGTGGGTGATGAAGATGGAAGACCGACTGTGACTGTGAAGATCATTTATTGCGGTGAAGTTAGTGAGTGCGAGAATCAGAGTTCTG ATAAGAAGGCAGCAGGAAAAAAAACAAAGGATGTTTCCTCAGAGGTACACAGCCATGAAGTAAGGCGAAAGGGGAAGCACAAGAAATCTTCAAAGGATAGAAGGAAGAAGAGAAGGCGATATTCCTCTAGTGAATCAGACAGTTCATCAGACATGGATTCAGAGTCATCTGATTCTGATAGCGAGTCTGACTCTGACTCATCCACATCGTCATCATCTGATTTTAGCTCTTCAAGTGATGACAGACGTAAGAGAAAAAAGAGACCTTCTAAAAGGGATCGACACAAGCGTGGTAAAAGGAGGGACAAGAGACATGCGAAGAGGCGCAGGAAGCATGATAAGAAGTCCAAACGCAAATCGAAAAG GGGCTCGGATAGTGTTAGCGAGAGTGCAAGTGAAAATGAACATGGTTCTGAAGACAAtggtgatgctaggaagctaAATCAGAAGCATAATAACTCGACTAATATCACTG ATGGCAATCAGTCTCCTTCAGCTGAAGTTGAAGATGGTTCTAGTCGTCGTAAAACTGGAGACGCATATGAAAGGGTAGAAGGTGAGTATCCCAAGGAAAACGGCAATCGACCTAGCAATGGTGCTGATGTGGTGAAGATTGTTGCTGGGAGACCTGATGTAGTAAATGACCACCCACGCAATTCCAG AAGTGTAAGCAAAAGTCCTCAAAAGCCTTTGAGCAAGAGCATGAGTATCAGTCCTAGGAGGAGCCCTAGTGTGAGCCCGAGGCGGAAAAACCGGAGCCCGTATAGAAGTGAGAGCGGCAGCAAGAGTCCAGTTAGAAGCATTAGCAGAAGTCCAGTAAGAGGCAAAAAGGTAAGCCCAAGCCCAAGTCCGGTTAGACCTCATATCCGTAAACCTGTTAACAGGAGTCCTACGCCGTCACCATCACCACCTCGCGGTAGAAAATCCTCACGTAAGTCAGTAAGCAAAAGCCCTGTTAGATCTTCTAGAATAAGTCATAGCCGAAGCCCTGTGAGATCTTCTAAACGAAGCTTGAGCAGAAGCTCGGGTCGGCCCCCCTTAAGGAGAAGCCCAAGCCGGAGCCGGAGCCCGGTCAGGCCACCTGCGAGGAGTAGTCGTCGTAGTTATTCTAGAAGCCCTGTGGGTGGGCGCAGGGGTAGATCACCCTCTAGAAGTGTTTCTCCTGATGGACGTATCAGAAGAGGGAGGGGTTTCAGTAATAGATATTCATATGCACGTAGATATCATTCTCCTGATCGTTCACCACTCAGATCTTATCGTTATGGCAGGACCGACCATGACAG GTATTCAAGCTATAGGCGCCGCAGCCCCCTGAGGGACAGAAGTCCGCTTAGGTACAGAGCTAGAAGAAGCAGGACCCGAAGTCCAAGTGTATCACGAAGCCCAGTCCGCCAACGTCGCCGTTACAGCCGTAGCCGCTCACCTGTCGAGACATCTAGATACCGGCCTTCACCGCCTGTTGAAAGGAGAAGGGCACCACGCAGCCGAACTCCACCTTCTAGAAGCAGGAGTCCATATGAACCAAGGTCTTCACCCTCACCATCTCCAAGAAGGACCAGCAGgtcaaaatcaaagtcaaaaTCGATATCAAGGTCAAGGTCTAGGTCATCTTCTGGAACCCCGCCTGCTAAGAAAGGACTTGTATCCTACGGAGATGGTTCTCCTGATTCTGGTCAGAAGTGA